In Helianthus annuus cultivar XRQ/B chromosome 9, HanXRQr2.0-SUNRISE, whole genome shotgun sequence, the following are encoded in one genomic region:
- the LOC110875966 gene encoding uncharacterized protein LOC110875966, translating into MVSHIWSILKQRDSLWVQWIHSYRLRGRNFWNCKETTTCSWSWRKILQLRPLVKEHIWSSLGAGTTISAWYDSWCHLGPLSNILSPRVITNAGFRIDAMVTDVYRGDAWAWPNIWRDLFPVLNQLDHVRPDHNKRDRLLWKDGDNLLDHSSFTVWDSLRIREQEVNWVSIVWFPQCIPRHAFLVWNSVRAKADMGDVDPKWSSIVNCLMTRRRVKSASSYVARLLVGATAYIIWQERNARLFKNQTRPPEAICEVILKIVRYKLMGVKFKSCATVKCLLGKWGIDEDAIEDNGG; encoded by the exons ATGGTATCGCATATATGGAGTATTCTGAAGCAGAGAGACTCTTTGTGGGTGCAATGGATCCATTCTTATCGGCTTAGAGGTCGGAATTTCTGGAATTGCAAGGAAACGACTACATGCAGCTGGAGTTGGAGGAAAATCCTCCAATTGAGGCCGCTGGTTAAGGAGCATATTTGGTCTTCGTTGGGAGCTGGCACTACCATTTCAGCCTGGTATGACTCGTGGTGCCATCTTGGGCCCCTGTCAAACATTTTATCGCCTAGGGTAATCACTAATGCAGGCTTTCGGATAGATGCTATGGTTACGGATGTTTATAGAGGTGATGCTTGGGCTTGGCCGAATATTTGGAGGGATTTGTTCCCGGTTCTTAATCAGTTAGATCATGTTCGGCCGGATCATAATAAGCGAGACCGTTTGCTTTGGAAGGATGGAGATAATTTGCTGGATCATTCGTCCTTTACGGTTTGGGATTCTCTTCGGATTAGGGAGCAGGAAGTCAATTGGGTTTCTATTGTTTGGTTTCCGCAATGCATTCCAAGGCATGCTTTTTTG GTGTGGAATTCGGTTCGTGCTAAGGCTGATATGGGTGATGTGGATCCTAAATGGTCTTCGATTGTCAATTGTTTGATGACAAGAAGGCGCGTGAAGTCGGCTTCGAGTTATGTGGCTCGTCTGCTGGTAGGTGCAACAGCTTACATAATTTGGCAAGAGCGTAATGCTAGGCTCTTTAAAAATCAAACCCGTCCACCGGAGGCAATATGTGAAGTAATCCTCAAGATAGTTCGATACAAACTGATGGGCGTGAAATTCAAATCGTGTGCGACTGTTAAGTGTTTGCTTGGGAAATGGGGGATTGATGAAGACGCAATAGAAGACAATGGGGGCTGA